In one window of Henckelia pumila isolate YLH828 chromosome 1, ASM3356847v2, whole genome shotgun sequence DNA:
- the LOC140875238 gene encoding uncharacterized protein At4g37920, which translates to MAASSSFPLKIPLSPRPPAIAFKNFCPCLYRTSILRLSSPILASKATGLLPSPGTIGRHTSSFPAGVGDTNAVTIESAEEDILVNRVPNPKTKDDVVEENNEELISMNVASEGLGEHKMVRICDKLIGVFMVDKPTPTDWRRLLIFSKEWSNIRPYFYKQCQDQADRENNPEMKHKLLRLARKLREIDEDVTRHNELLDEIRKSSSDVGDIVARRRKDFTKEFFLHIHTVSESFYDNPAEREAIVKIADTCLAAVQAYDTATESLEALAAAETKFEDIINSPTLDAACRKIDNLAEKNQLDSTLVLMITKAWSAAKESNMMKDEAKDVLYHLYKTARGNLQRLMPKEIRILKYLLTIENPEERMSALKDAFTPGEELEGNDVDSLYTTPEQLHTWIRSVVDAYHFSREGTLIREAKDLMNPKIVQKMEELTKTVQDNFM; encoded by the exons ATGGccgcttcttcttcttttcctcTTAAGATACCCCTTTCACCGCGACCTCCCGCTATTGCTTTCAAAAATTTCTGCCCGTGTCTTTACAGAACTTCAATTCTGAGATTGTCTTCTCCCATTTTGGCTTCTAAAGCCACAG GTCTCCTCCCATCACCTGGGACCATCGGGCGGCACACTTCTTCTTTCCCAGCTGGTGTTGGTGATACAAATGCTGTGACAATTGAATCTGCCGAAGAAGATATCCTAGTTAATAGAGTACCCAATCCTAAAACTAAGGATGATGTCGTGGAGGAAAACAATGAAGAATTGATCAGTATGAATGTTGCTAGTGAAGGATTGGGTGAACATAAAATGGTGCGCATTTGTGATAAACTAATTGGAGTTTTTATGGTTGACAAGCCAACTCCTACTGATTGGAGAAGATTGCTAATTTTTAGCAAAGAATGGAGCAATATAAGACCTTACTTCTATAAGCAATGTCAGGATCAAGCTGATAGAGAAAATAATCCTGAAATGAAGCACAAGCTGCTGCGTCTTGCAAGAAAGTTGAGAGAG ATTGATGAAGATGTCACCAGGCATAACGAGCTTCTTGATGAAATCAGAAAGTCGTCATCTGATGTTGGTGACATTGTAGCCAGGCGTCGGAAAGACTTCACAAAAGAATTTTTTCTTCATATACATACTGTGTCAGAATCATTTTACGATAATCCGGCAGAACGAGAGG CTATAGTGAAGATTGCTGATACGTGCTTAGCTGCTGTGCAAGCTTATGACACGGCAACTGAAAGTTTAGAAGCATTGGCTGCTGCAGAAACGAAATTTGAGGATATAATTAATTCTCCAACTTTAGATGCTGCTTGCCGGAAGATAGATAATTTGGCTGAGAAAAATCAACTTGATTCTACATTGGTTCTTATGATTACAAAAGCTTGGTCGGCTGCCAAAGAGTCGAACATGATGAAAGATGAG GCGAAAGATGTATTGTATCATTTATATAAAACAGCAAGAGGCAATCTTCAAAGGCTTATGCCGAAGGAAATAAGGATACTGAAGTATCTGCTTACCATTGAAAACCCAGAGGAGCGCATGAGTGCTTTAAAAGATGCTTTTACCCCCGGAGAGGAACTTGAGGGGAATGACGTGGACTCCCTTTACAC GACTCCAGAGCAACTTCACACCTGGATAAGATCTGTGGTGGATGCATATCATTTCAGCAGAGAAGGCACTCTTATTAGGGAAGCTAAGGATTTGATGAACCCGAAGATTGTACAAAAGATGGAAGAGTTGACGAAGACTGTCCAAGATAATTTCATGTGA